The genomic window TGGTGGAGATAAGCGGGATCGAACCGCTGACCTACGCAGTGCAAGTGCGTCGCTCTCCCAAACTGAGCTATATCCCCGAACAAGGTATATCATACCAAAAAAAATACTCTTTGTCAATAAAAAAAATATAAAATATTTATTAAAAATGATAAAAGCTTGAAAATAAAAGAAAAGTTATAAGTTATTTTTTAAAAAATTATCTATTTTTTTTAAAGAATTAACACAATAGTCAATTTCTTCTATTGTATTAGAAAATCCAAATGAAAAACGAACACATCCAAAATCATATGTTCCTAAATATTTATGAGCTAAAGGAGCACAATGGAAACCTCCTCTTGTAAAAATATTAAATTCTTCAGAAAGAATATTAGTTAATTCAGAGGCGTTTATTCCTTTCATATTAATACCTACAACAGGTCCTCTAGGAATATTAAAATTATCATATATAATAATAGAATCTATTGAAGAAATTTCTTCAATAAAATATTTAGTAAGTTTGTATTCATGCTTAAAAATAGTATCAAGTCCTATAGAATCAATATAATCTATACCTGCTCCAAGACTTAAAATACCAGGAACATTAGATGTACCAGCTTCTAAAACTTCAGGCATTTTTGAAGGTTGTCTAGGAAGTTTTGAATAACTACCTGTTCCACCTTCTATAATAGGAGTAAGGTTTATGTTTTCGTTTACATATATTCCTCCTATACCCTGAATACCTAACAATGATTTATGTCCTGTGAAACAAAGAATATCTATATTATATTTCTCTATATCTATTTTATAATATCCAGCACTTTGAGAAACGTCTACAACAAAAATTAAGTTATATTTTTTACAAATTTTTCCAATTTTTTCTAAATTAAAAATATAACCTGTAACATTTGAAATATGATTAATAATAACAGCTTTTGTGTTAGGTGTAATATTTTTTTCTAAATTTTCCATGACTATTTCATCATTTTTATCAGGAGTAATATAAGAAACTTTTACATTTTTCTCATCTTTTAGATAATTTATAGGTCTAAGAACAGAATTATGCTCTAATACTGATGTAATGATGTGACAATCCTTTAAATTAATCCCTTTAATAGCAAAATTAAGGGCTTCAGTAGAATTTTTTGTAAAAGCTATTTGTAAAGGATTTTTAATATTAAAAAAATTAGCAAGTTTTTCTCTAACTTCAAAAACTTTTCTTTCAAGTTCTATAGATTTTTTATGTGAACTTCTGCTAGGATTTCCATTAAAAGTAGTTAATGCTTCAACAACAGAGTTTATAACAATTTGTGGTTTTGGATTTGATGTAGCACTGTGGTCGAAATAGTAATTTTTTTCCATAAAAATATAACACCTCAAAATAAAATTATAATAAAATTATATCATATTTATAAAAAACATAAAAGAAATAAAATCAATGAAAATATTAAAAAAAATAAAAAAAATCACTTGTCAATATCTGTAAAATATGATATAACTTATAAGCTATGCAAAAAATTTTTAGGTTATAATTATTTAAAAATTTATATATATTTTGGAGGTAAAAGTAATGACAAAAAAAGAGTTAGCAAACATATTATATTTAAAGGAAGTATTTGATACTAAATTAGAAGCAGAGAAAAAAATAGATTCTATATTAGATTTAATTCAAGAAACACTATTATCTGGAGAAAACGTTAATTTTATCGGTTGGGGAAAATTAGAAGTAGTACAAAGAGCTCCAAGACTTGGAAGAAATCCTAAAACTGGAGAAGAAGTTCAAATTGAATCAAGAAGAGGAATCAAATTTAAACCTGGAAAAAATTTCTTAGAAAAATTAAACTAATATAGAAAATTAATATAGATTTTAAAGAAAAGAGGATATCATTAAGATGTCCTTATTTTTTTATAACAAATAATTTTTATATAAAATAATGAATATATATAAATCTAATTGTATTAAAAATATTAAAAAAATTCAAAAAATACTTGATTTTTTAAAATTTATAAGCTATATACATAATATGAGGTTAAAATTGCTAAAATAATTTTTACAGGAGGGGTTATAACTATGAAAAACTATACTACTGATCAAATTAGAAATGTAAGCTTTTTAGGACACAGAGGCTCAGGAAAAACTTCACTTGTTGAAGCACTTTTATATAGAGCCAAAGTTGTTGCAAAACCTGGTGTTATTGAAAAAGGAAATACTTTATCAGATTATGATGATGAAGAAATAACAAGACAATTTTCAATAAATACTTCTGTTATATCTTTAGATTATCAAGATAAAATTTATAATATTTTGGATACTCCAGGATATGCAGATTTTAGAGGAGAAGTTTTATCAGCTTTAACTGTTTCTGAAGGAGCTGTTATTGTTATAGATGCTAGTGCTGGAATAGAAGTTGGAACAGAAAAAGCTTGGAGATTGTTAGAAGAAAGAAATATACCAAGAATAATATTTATTAATAAAATGGATAAAGGAGCTATAAATTATAAAAAAATTCTTACTGAATTAAAAGAAAAATTTGGTAAAAAAATTGCTCCATTCTGTATCCCTTTAGGAGAAGGAGAAGAATTTAAGGGATTTATAAACGTTGTAGAAAATAAATGTAGAATCTTTACAGGAGATTTATGTGAAGATAGACCTTTAGTAGAACATGAAGATTTTGAAAGTGTAAAAAATCTTCTTGTAGAAGCTGTAGCTGAAACAAGTGAAGAAGCTATGGAAAAATTCTTTAATGGGGAAGAATTTACTCATGATGAAATACAACAAGGACTTCGTAAAGGAGTTGTAAATGGAGATGTAGTTCCAGTAGTTGTAGGTTCTGCTATTGGAGGAATAGGATTCCAAACTTTATTTGAAATGATATATGATTATATGCCTACTCCTGTTGAATCAAAAGGTGGAGAAGTTTTAGGAATAAATCCAGATACTAAAGAGGAAATAATAAGAAAAGTTGACATGCAAGAGCCATTTTCAGCTTTTGTATTTAAAACTATAGTTGACCCATTTATTGGAAAAATATCTTTATTTAAGGTTAATTCTGGAATAGCTACAAAAGATGTAGAAGTTTTAAATGCTAGTCAAAATAAAAAAGAAAAATTAAGTAACCTTTATTTTGTAAGAGGTATAAAACAAAGAGATACAGAAAGAGTAGTGGCTGGAGATATAGCTGCTACTACAAAACTTACATATACAAAAACAGGTGATACTTTATGTGATAAAAATAGTCCAATAGTTTATGAACAAATGAAATTCCCAAGACCTTGTATATTTATGAATGTAATACCTACAAAAAAATCTGATGATGAAAAAATAAGTACTTGTCTTCAAAAGTTATCTGAAGAAGATCCAACTTTAAAAGTTATAAGAAATTCTGAAACTAAAGAATTGTTAATTGGTGGTCAAGGAAAAACTCATCTTGAAATAGTTTTAAGTAAATTATTTAATAAATTCCAAGTACAAGCAACTTTATCTAAACCAAAAGTAGCTTATAGAGAAACTATTAGAAAAGAAGTTTCAGTACAAGGAAAACATAAAAAACAGTCTGGTGGAGCTGGACAATATGGAGATGTATTTATTAAATTTGAACCATTGTATGATAAAGAATATGAATTTGTAGATAATATCAAAGGTGGAGTTGTACCAAAACAATATTTACCAGCAGTAGAAAAAGGATTACATGAAGCTGCACTTAAAGGACCTTTAGCAGGATATCCTGTTATAAACTTTAAAGCAACATTATTTGATGGATCTTATCACCCAGTAGATTCTAATGAAATTTCATTTAAACAGGCAGCAATTCTTGCTTTTAGAAAGGCTATGGAAAGTGGAGCATCACCAGTATTGTTAGAGCCAATTGTAAAAATGGAAATAATAGTTCCTGAAGAATATACAGGAGATGTAATGGGAGATATGAATAAAAGAAGAGGTAAAATTTTAGGAATAGACCCATTAACTTATGGAGAACAAAAAATTTCTGTTGAGGTTCCACAAAAAGAAGTACTAGAATATGCTATTGATTTAAAAGCTATGACTCAATCTAAAGGAAGATTTGAATTTGAATTTTTAAAATATGATTATGTACCAAATGAGGTAGCAGATAAGGTTATTGAAGAAGTTAAAAAAGATAAAGAAGAAAAATAGTATCATAGTATAACCTCAAGAAGAGAGACTTATAGAGAAATCTGAAGGTCTCTCTTTTATTAATAAAAAGTGAAATAAAAAAAGTAATGTTATCAATGCGGGCGAGACATAGATAACATTACTTATGTAGGGAGTATGGGGTTTTGAATTATCCCTTATGAAATAATTATATCATATAATAAAAAAAAAGTACAGTATTATTTTGAAAAAAGTACACTTTTGAATAAAAAAATATATATTAGTGCATCATTTCAAAACTATAATGTCTGAAAATTATAAAAATGTTTTAATAAAAATATATAATAAAGATAAAAAAATATGTTATAATTTAAATATAAGTTAAATGAATAGAGGAGGGAAAAATGAAATATAATTTTGATGAAATAATTAAACGTGGAAAAAGAAATTCTATAAAATGGAATAGTAAATATTATAAGGCTATGTTTAATAATCATGAAGATTTACTTTCTATGTGGGTAGCAGATATGGATTTTAGAGTATCTGATGGAATACAAAATAGATTAAAAAAACTTATAGATCATGGAATATATGGATATGGGGCAATAGATGATGAATATTATGAGGCAATCATAAGATGGAATAAACTTAGAAATGGTTGGGATATTCCTAAAGAAGCTATATGTCATACTCCGGGAATAGTACCAGCTATAAATTATATTTTACAAACTTATACAAAAGAAAAGGATAGTGTAATGATATTTACTCCAGTTTATGGACCTTTTAAAAGAAGTATTATAAATAATAAAAGAATTGTAGTAACATGCCCATTATTAAAAGATGAAAATAATAATTATAATTTAGATTTTCAAAAAATGGAAATGTTAATAAAAGAAAAAGATGTTAAAATGATAATCTTCTGTTCTCCTCATAATCCTATTGGGAGAGTATGGAGAAAAGAAGAAATAGAGAAAGTAGCAGATATTTGTTTAGATAATAAGGTTTTAATGATATGTGATGAAATTCATTCTGATTTAATTTTTGGAGATAATAAATTTGTTTCTTATGGAAATTTAGATGAAAAATATTTAGAAAATGGTATTATCTGTAATGCAGTAAGTAAAACTTTTAACCTAGCTGGAATGCAAGTATCGAATATAATCATTCACAATACTGTATTGAGAGAAAAATATAAACAAACACTAGCCCTTTATAATATAGGAGCACCAAATGCTTTTGCTATTGAGGCTGTAAAAGGAGCTTACTTAGAAAGTGATGAATGGTATAAAGAAATGAAAGAATATATTTATAATAATATGGTATTTGCTAAAGAATATATTGACAAAAATTTACCTAAATTAAAATATAATATACCTCAAGGGACATATTTAGGTTGGATAGATTTTAATGCTTATAACTTATATGGTAAAGAGATGGAAGATGTTTTTGAAGAAAAAATTAAAGTTGGAATAGATTATGGACATTGGTTTGGAGAAGAGGGAAAAGGATTTATAAGAATGAATTTTGCTTGTCCAAGGGAGGTTGTAATAGAAGCTTTGGTTAGAGTA from Fusobacterium sp. FSA-380-WT-3A includes these protein-coding regions:
- a CDS encoding aminotransferase class V-fold PLP-dependent enzyme → MEKNYYFDHSATSNPKPQIVINSVVEALTTFNGNPSRSSHKKSIELERKVFEVREKLANFFNIKNPLQIAFTKNSTEALNFAIKGINLKDCHIITSVLEHNSVLRPINYLKDEKNVKVSYITPDKNDEIVMENLEKNITPNTKAVIINHISNVTGYIFNLEKIGKICKKYNLIFVVDVSQSAGYYKIDIEKYNIDILCFTGHKSLLGIQGIGGIYVNENINLTPIIEGGTGSYSKLPRQPSKMPEVLEAGTSNVPGILSLGAGIDYIDSIGLDTIFKHEYKLTKYFIEEISSIDSIIIYDNFNIPRGPVVGINMKGINASELTNILSEEFNIFTRGGFHCAPLAHKYLGTYDFGCVRFSFGFSNTIEEIDYCVNSLKKIDNFLKNNL
- a CDS encoding HU family DNA-binding protein encodes the protein MTKKELANILYLKEVFDTKLEAEKKIDSILDLIQETLLSGENVNFIGWGKLEVVQRAPRLGRNPKTGEEVQIESRRGIKFKPGKNFLEKLN
- the fusA gene encoding elongation factor G → MKNYTTDQIRNVSFLGHRGSGKTSLVEALLYRAKVVAKPGVIEKGNTLSDYDDEEITRQFSINTSVISLDYQDKIYNILDTPGYADFRGEVLSALTVSEGAVIVIDASAGIEVGTEKAWRLLEERNIPRIIFINKMDKGAINYKKILTELKEKFGKKIAPFCIPLGEGEEFKGFINVVENKCRIFTGDLCEDRPLVEHEDFESVKNLLVEAVAETSEEAMEKFFNGEEFTHDEIQQGLRKGVVNGDVVPVVVGSAIGGIGFQTLFEMIYDYMPTPVESKGGEVLGINPDTKEEIIRKVDMQEPFSAFVFKTIVDPFIGKISLFKVNSGIATKDVEVLNASQNKKEKLSNLYFVRGIKQRDTERVVAGDIAATTKLTYTKTGDTLCDKNSPIVYEQMKFPRPCIFMNVIPTKKSDDEKISTCLQKLSEEDPTLKVIRNSETKELLIGGQGKTHLEIVLSKLFNKFQVQATLSKPKVAYRETIRKEVSVQGKHKKQSGGAGQYGDVFIKFEPLYDKEYEFVDNIKGGVVPKQYLPAVEKGLHEAALKGPLAGYPVINFKATLFDGSYHPVDSNEISFKQAAILAFRKAMESGASPVLLEPIVKMEIIVPEEYTGDVMGDMNKRRGKILGIDPLTYGEQKISVEVPQKEVLEYAIDLKAMTQSKGRFEFEFLKYDYVPNEVADKVIEEVKKDKEEK
- a CDS encoding MalY/PatB family protein; translation: MKYNFDEIIKRGKRNSIKWNSKYYKAMFNNHEDLLSMWVADMDFRVSDGIQNRLKKLIDHGIYGYGAIDDEYYEAIIRWNKLRNGWDIPKEAICHTPGIVPAINYILQTYTKEKDSVMIFTPVYGPFKRSIINNKRIVVTCPLLKDENNNYNLDFQKMEMLIKEKDVKMIIFCSPHNPIGRVWRKEEIEKVADICLDNKVLMICDEIHSDLIFGDNKFVSYGNLDEKYLENGIICNAVSKTFNLAGMQVSNIIIHNTVLREKYKQTLALYNIGAPNAFAIEAVKGAYLESDEWYKEMKEYIYNNMVFAKEYIDKNLPKLKYNIPQGTYLGWIDFNAYNLYGKEMEDVFEEKIKVGIDYGHWFGEEGKGFIRMNFACPREVVIEALVRVKKYIDTLEK